A window of the Gossypium hirsutum isolate 1008001.06 chromosome A05, Gossypium_hirsutum_v2.1, whole genome shotgun sequence genome harbors these coding sequences:
- the LOC107959925 gene encoding sufE-like protein 2, chloroplastic, with amino-acid sequence MTSLSITTTATTPFAFPYHCFFDKLYFLITKRIQLKLCRGGTIESNKFSGKSGSNKLFVASSCLTKIQTPVETTYKQGVSHKVQFLVSEFRSLTEPIDRVKRLLYYAEMLAPFDESARLPENRVKGCTTQVWLDAGIDKKGKVWFRADSDSEISKGFCSCLIWVMDGADPEEVVGVTAEELVELNVGVHGKVQSRVNTWQNVLISMRDKAAALVAERHMK; translated from the coding sequence ATGACCTCCTTATCCATAACAACAACTGCAACAACCCCTTTCGCTTTCCCCTACCATTGTTTCTTTGATAAACTCTATTTCCTCATTACTAAAAGAATTCAATTAAAGCTTTGCAGAGGAGGTACTATTGAATCAAACAAATTCTCAGGTAAATCGGGTTCGAACAAGTTATTCGTTGCTTCGTCTTGTTTAACGAAGATTCAAACACCTGTGGAAACTACGTATAAACAAGGAGTTTCCCACAAGGTTCAGTTTTTGGTTTCGGAATTCAGGTCTTTAACGGAACCAATCGATCGCGTGAAACGGCTGTTATATTATGCAGAGATGCTCGCTCCGTTTGACGAGTCGGCTCGGCTGCCTGAGAATCGAGTCAAGGGTTGCACCACCCAGGTGTGGCTCGATGCCGGGATAGACAAAAAAGGGAAGGTTTGGTTTCGAGCTGACAGTGATTCAGAGATAAGTAAAGGTTTTTGTTCGTGTCTAATATGGGTGATGGACGGTGCCGATCCTGAAGAGGTTGTCGGGGTGACAGCTGAGGAATTGGTGGAGCTGAACGTCGGAGTCCATGGGAAGGTCCAATCTAGAGTGAATACATGGCAAAATGTGCTGATTAGTATGCGAGATAAAGCGGCGGCGCTGGTGGCGGAAAGGCACATGAAATGA
- the LOC107960990 gene encoding uncharacterized protein has translation MLNKENDSYRMFICAIWAIWHARNQWIYEGRRRSRAETARFILEYLQELNTIKQIYPTSRMSQEPWKPPEQGFCKINFDAAVDTKNYRSCSGIIIRDCNGDVMNSTTTINENVPSGFAAEALACLQGLEMGKNLGLKYVEIEGDSLAIIKRVKSRNRDKSVIGAHIHNIKELSKAFYECKFQHVRRTVNEHAHILATRGLKMKNTTHLAQRNNGLDITIAEVDRGRC, from the coding sequence ATGCTAAACAAAGAGAACGACAGCTACCGTATGTTCATTTGCGCTATCTGGGCTATCTGGCATGCTAGAAATCAATGGATCTATGAAGGACGACGGAGATCTAGAGCAGAGACAGCAAGATTTATTTTAGAGTATCTCCAAGAGCTGAACACCATAAAGCAGATATATCCTACATCAAGAATGTCTCAAGAGCCGTGGAAGCCTCCGGAGCAAGGGTTCTGCAAAATCAATTTCGATGCTGCAGTGGATACTAAAAACTACAGATCATGCTCAGGAATCATCATCAGAGACTGTAATGGGGATGTCATGAATTCAACAACCACAATAAACGAAAATGTACCTTCAGGGTTTGCAGCTGAAGCCCTTGCATGTCTACAGGGACTTGAAATGGGAAAGAATCTGGGGTTAAAATATGTGGAAATTGAAGGAGATTCCCTGGCCATTATTAAACGAGTCAAAAGCAGAAATAGAGATAAATCGGTAATAGGGGCACACATCCATAATATTAAAGAACTGAGTAAGGCCTTCTACGAGTGTAAGTTTCAACATGTCAGACGAACAGTTAATGAGCATGCGCATATACTGGCAACAAGGGGTTTAAAAATGAAGAATACCACTCACCTTGCCCAGAGAAATAATGGTCTGGATATTACAATCGCTGAAGTCGATCGTGGAAGGTGTTGA